ATTTTCTGCATAACAATTTGGTACTGTGCCTGTCTCCGCATATACGTATATCGTTTGGCTGCTTGTTATTGACGTTCCCGCCGCCAACATCGTGCCTGTGCCACCACTGCCTGTGTAATAATTGTTACCTGCGCTCAATACTGGCAAAATATAACTATCACACGCTACAACATTCGATGGTGCATCGGCTACTGGGGCAGCGATAACTTCTACATCTACTTGCGTTGCAGGACTTTCACAACCATTAAGCGTTTGTGTAACATATACTGTTTCTATTCCAATGAATCCCTGAGGAATAAATATTTCATCATTTGTACCTGCTACTTGTGCGCCAGCAACATTGGTTGTAAGGGCAGCATCTGTGTACCAATTGAACATAGCACCTGCCTCACCTGTTGCCGTTACATTATTAATCGTTGTTCCTTCACAATACGTTGTACCCATTGCTGTTGGTGCCAAAGGTATTGCATAGATAGTAATACTGGTACAAGCCGAAGGGCGGCAATTTGTATCACTTGGAAGTGCATCTAAAATTGCACAAATTTGATATGTACCTGCTGTTAAGCTAGCACCTATACCCAATAAGTCTGCTGTTTGATTAGGATCGGTTCCCATTAAACTTCCATTCGCAACATTTCCCAATAACGTTCCACCAGTATATACATCAGCAGGAAGTGCTACATCTGTACCAAAATGGACAAAATTTATACCATAATCTGCTTCACCATTAAGTGTGAGTGCCATATTAGACAGACCTGATGCAGTTAAATCAAATGAATCTCCTTCACACATTGGTATTGGATTGGTAATAGCCGTAATAGTAGGACAAGATGTGCAATCACAGGCAACCACCTGCGGATTTGGCGTACTCACTTCATAACATAAGCCCAAATACTCTGCATCTGTATCAAAATCTGTAATTGGCGCGCCTACTGTAAAACCAACTGTAAGTGCTGCAACATCTGCATCTAATACATTAAAAGCATATATACTGTAATTGCCATTTGACAAGCCAGTAAATAATCCTGTATTATTATACATCATAATTCCGCCCGTATCATCTATTAACACGTAAATTTGCGTATAGCCATTAATATTGAATGAACCGGGAACTGACTGCGCAAATACCGCACCTGTTGGGGAAGCAGGATTTGAACAATCACAAGGAGTAAAACCACATAGTGTTTCGATAACTTCCGTTGTACCCATACAATCTATACACGAACCATTTGTATCATTGTCATCGGTAACGGTAATGGTTTGTGTAGCTAAACCTGTACCTGAATGTGTAAACGGACCAAAATATAAAGTTGTGCCGTTGAATACTTGCATAGGTTGTGTTCCTACAGTTACTTCATAAGGTGCTGTTCCGCCAGAAATGGCCGATACTGCTACATAATATTCATTATCTGCTACCGAACCGGTACAAGTTGCTACTGCCGTAATTTGAATTGGGGCTAATATACTAAACGGTTGTGGTGCAGTAACAACACCACAGGCACCTGCTGCAATTGCATTGTTTATATCTGTTATAGTTAGGGCGCCTGTTACAGGATTATCGGCTGTTACATAATATACTCCGTATAAAATATAATCGCTTGTGTTCGTCAATCCATTTATATCCAAACTGCTCGGCGGATTACCTGATATTCCATTTTGAACAGATAATATATTGCCACTTGCATCTGTGATAACATAGGCATACGTATTATTCGTTGCGCCCGTTGCAGGTGGAATGAAACTATTGGTAACGGTAGCGGTTGTTTCTTCGGCGCAATAACTTGTGCATTGGAGAAGAATTGTTCCCGGACTTAGCACGCAAGGTGCTTCGCAATCAATTTCGGTTACTTCTATACTGGCACTACAAGCAGCACTAACTATGCCTGCATCTACAGCCATCACGGTTTGTGTTGCAGCACCATTTACATAATTAAACGGTCCAAAATACAAGGTTGAACCTGTAAAAGTCTGGGTAGTAGCTCCAATAGAAACATCATAATCTCCACCGTTTCCGCCAGTTACAGAACTTACGGCAACATAGTATGTTGTACCCGTTACTGGTGTTGTACCATCGGTTGTACAAATTGCTGTTGCTAATATTTGTATTGCGGGTAAAATATTCAGTGTTACTGTTGTTGTTGCATAACAGCCATTTCCATCTGCTACTCTTACATACAATACTTCATCATCCATACCCAAATATGGATTCGTCGGGTTAATCGCATTTGTTCCTGATTCTGCATCTGCCAAACTTGTGTGGTACGTTACCGTCAAGCCACCTGTAGTCGCATCGCCACTGTTGTCCACATCTACGTTATTTACATTGATACTGTTACCAGCATCTTCTGACGCATTCAAATTGAAGCCCATACTGTTGCCACTATTCGTATCGTCATCGCATTGTTCTAATATTACTGCATTTGCTATTGGTAACGGATTTACGGTGAACGTGATGGTCGTTGTGTTTTCACAGCCTGTTGTGCTGTCCGTGAATGTTACATCTACCACCGCGCCATCTAATGCTGTATAACTCGTAGGATCTACTACGGCTGTGCCGCCTTCTGCATACGCAAAACTGCCTGCATCGCCCGTGATTGAACCTTCTAAACTTGTTAAATCGTAAGGATTTGCATCTACACAGATTTCAGGCGTTTGCGCTACTAATATCGGCAATGGATTTACCGTGAATGTAATGGTCGTTGTGTTTTCACAACCTGTTGTGCCGTCTGTAAACGTTACTTCTACCACCGCCCCATCTAATGCTGTGTAATTACTCGCATCTGCTACTGCCACACCACCTTCTGCATACGCAAAACTACCCACATCGCCTGTTATTGAACTTTCTAAACTTGTTAAATCATAAGGATTTGCATCTACACAGATTTCAGGCGTTTGCGCTACTAATATCGGTAATGGATTTACCGTGAATGTAATGGTCGTTGTGTTTTCACAGCCTGTTGTGCCGTCTGTAAACGTTACTTCTACCACCGCCCCATCTAATGCTGTGTAATTACTCGCATCTGCTACTGCCACACCACCTTCTGCATACGCAAAACTACCTGCATCGCCTGTTATTGAACTTTCCAAACTTGTTAAATCATAAGGATTTGCATCTACACAGATTTCAGGCGTTTGCGCTACTAATATCGGCAATGGATTTACCGTGAATGTAATGGTCGTTGTGTTTTCACAGCCTGTTGTGCCGTCTGTAAACGTTACTTCTACCACCGCGCCATCTACGGCTGTATAATTCGTAGGATCTGCTACCGCTACGCCACCTTCTGCATACGCAAAAATGCCCGCATCGCTCGTGATTGAACTTTCTAAACTCGTTAAATCATAAGGATTTGCATCTACACAGATTTCAGGCGTTTGCGCTACTAATATAGGTAATGGATTTACCGTAAATGTGATGGTTGTAGTGTTTTCACAGCCTGTTGTGCCGTCTGTAAACGTTACTTCTACCACCGCGCCATCTACGGCGGTGTAACTTGTAGCATCTGCTACCGCTACACCACCTTCTGCATACGCAAAACTGCCTGCCGCTCCCGTCATTGCACTTTCTAAACTCGTTAAATCATACGGATTTGCGTCTGCACAGATTTCTGGCGTTTGTGCTACTAATATCGGTAATGGCAATATGTTTAATGTTACCGTACTCGTTACATAACAGCCATTTACATCTTCTACTCTTACATAAATTATCTCACCATCTGTGCCCAAATATGGATTTGTCGGGTTCAGTGCATTTGTGCCTGCTTCTGCTTCCGCTAAACTTGTGTGGTACGTTACCGTCAAGCCACCTGTAGTCGCATCGCCGCTGTTGTCCACATCTACGCCGTTCACATTTATACTATTGCTCGCATCTTCTGACGCGTTCAAATTGAAGCCCATACTGTTGCCACTGTTCGTATCATCATCGCATTGTTCTAATACTACGGCGTTTGCGATGGGGAGCGGAACTATAGTTACTTGTACTGCATCTGAATTAGCATCTATATCGTCATCATCTAAATGCGCCAAATCTAAACAATAAGTACCTGTTCCGGGAGCTGTTCCTGCCAAACTGGAGGTATCATCGTCATCACTTACAATTTCGGAGATATTGGCGGGTGCAGCGAGTGCTGCTAAATAGGCTGCTACCGTATTGGGCGTATTAGCTGTTGCATAATTTAATACATAAACATCGTAGGTTCCTACCGCTAATGTTGAGAAATCAAAATCACCGCCCGGAACTATTTGTAATATTTCACCAGCGGTGTTTGTTAAAAGGAATGTTGTTTCATAATCTGTAGTGCCAGGGTCTGTCTCGTCCGAAACGCCTGCTGCCACAATGGTATAAACGTTTGTAAATGCGCCTAAATCATCACCCAGACATATTGTTTGATTTCCGGTGGTTGCATCTATTACGCCACCCGTAGGTCGTACAATATTTCCTGCATCGGCAACACAACAATTACAATTTATCGTGAAATCGGCAAAAGATTGTGTGTAACAAAGTATATCGTAAGGAGCTACCATAGCGACTAAATTTGCAATGTTATCATTATCTGAAACATCTGCATCAACGCTTAGGAGTGTGCCTGTAGCTCCTAACAAAGCTGATTCTAATGCGGCTACATCACCATCTAACACATTTACAGCATA
This sequence is a window from Chitinophagales bacterium. Protein-coding genes within it:
- a CDS encoding lamin tail domain-containing protein translates to MKTFTLRSIISFVILFFLSYTSWGQIYISELSYNPCGAQGADADCEYLEIFNAYANTVDISGWQLTTGTSHTFAGGTTIASGEYIVVGINATNIGTCGYAIPGGTQIFDVSDGLNNTGETINLVDNCGNTVNTVTYNTATANGDCNAQTFNSSGTFVSAGTPTVGQGSETVTTENYPSPYELVISQPSGCIAANTDFNITVCLQCVGSGTNVTSYTGIITLDVEGSPVTASAVTGCASFTLNQTSGDYTLSASADNGTLSNADVSYTVSPQCTVYITEIAADNGSGDGQGSSEWVELYNPTTSDIDMSCYVLTDGDWAIIFPAGTTIGAGQYLTIGVDAFASCPNCDNADPGAGAGTITHTDLAPNPANTIPIGQGTEYDIDVNLLYQAGYYSGSTVTSTCPDGTGTVYPNFILNSRSGEQLALFDGTGNTTNPVYAVVWQGGQDVGITGNNNGSATTATVVGCATSNITYSFPALGSAFYDSEMPNITTENACSSSWAFVDGDWIVDDTPTPGIENTHSAYILTVDGVDYNLGPLYDMTAPLQGDFGEKIYICNAGTVSIGFDNNENYQNLWVDENINGTLVYQDPGPFTSSNDRGSYIDVNINGTTMQYSIIDGGITATLAAGDIGYLELQLREQAYATGNFLTESCSVTDIAKPMSLDCIMTIRVPFEVRIGPAITSITPSACLGAGKYTFDVVLTDGEAPYEVLYDGLSVGSFSSTTFTVGTLLADNITHNITILDVNGCSMSGTVTAPDPTTCTNTCSDEVGTTSASYAYCVDGAPANISLSVNNPVLNGPPPQIGWASGTAPITSSTQISTANFEGSGTPLSVAAPTTAGTYYYTPFLSATDPATTTIDANCQDYGNPIRVDVAEAISIVNATPICSESGEDYYVILQVSGGQPSVDAAADYIITSSVGGVVAVETASNTFSVGPFPTTGAWDITVGDGVCANAATNGTSPGCCPACLAGAEFADTTYACDGLSRLDLDAYADLTLVNEYPANAVLNWTFVVNSGAPIVDMTDLTSVNITHSGVGCDAENVTFTLTIDCVSDPNLDLIAGTHTVYVYPTLDATDIVDGSTTCSAEVTPVVACAGLISITYDADGVDPWDNLASSPNTNDGETVYYEIRYTDPNANCFYRGSYIIGGCCEAGVGTIASNCSVYCAEDMNLDITPTFTAPTTNPADYVYAYIITDLAGNIISVQGTGSTPPATVDISILANNASFNVYAVHYLIADDPVTGAANISNIQTAIANGDCVELTGPLAFDILSPITLTAMASCTGAGGVAAADGEYYIAVTAVSGGSPNYEISVQGEADPAQVFSGTTLYFGPYTHSGTGLGTKTLLITDDNDMNGSCSDCTATYEVLEALCPIAENSCDCTNQPNSGTLIAQSSPGTFNTDGYTQVYVLVENDGTYNGAALAVGTVIDANHTGLFDMLENGDYQVYAVNVLDGDVAALESALLGATGTLLSVDADVSDNDNIANLVAMVAPYDILCYTQSFADFTINCNCCVADAGNIVRPTGGVIDATTGNQTICLGDDLGAFTNVYTIVAAGVSDETDPGTTDYETTFLLTNTAGEILQIVPGGDFDFSTLAVGTYDVYVLNYATANTPNTVAAYLAALAAPANISEIVSDDDDTSSLAGTAPGTGTYCLDLAHLDDDDIDANSDAVQVTIVPLPIANAVVLEQCDDDTNSGNSMGFNLNASEDASNSINVNGVDVDNSGDATTGGLTVTYHTSLAEAEAGTNALNPTNPYLGTDGEIIYVRVEDVNGCYVTSTVTLNILPLPILVAQTPEICADANPYDLTSLESAMTGAAGSFAYAEGGVAVADATSYTAVDGAVVEVTFTDGTTGCENTTTITFTVNPLPILVAQTPEICVDANPYDLTSLESSITSDAGIFAYAEGGVAVADPTNYTAVDGAVVEVTFTDGTTGCENTTTITFTVNPLPILVAQTPEICVDANPYDLTSLESSITGDAGSFAYAEGGVAVADASNYTALDGAVVEVTFTDGTTGCENTTTITFTVNPLPILVAQTPEICVDANPYDLTSLESSITGDVGSFAYAEGGVAVADASNYTALDGAVVEVTFTDGTTGCENTTTITFTVNPLPILVAQTPEICVDANPYDLTSLEGSITGDAGSFAYAEGGTAVVDPTSYTALDGAVVDVTFTDSTTGCENTTTITFTVNPLPIANAVILEQCDDDTNSGNSMGFNLNASEDAGNSINVNNVDVDNSGDATTGGLTVTYHTSLADAESGTNAINPTNPYLGMDDEVLYVRVADGNGCYATTTVTLNILPAIQILATAICTTDGTTPVTGTTYYVAVSSVTGGNGGDYDVSIGATTQTFTGSTLYFGPFNYVNGAATQTVMAVDAGIVSAACSASIEVTEIDCEAPCVLSPGTILLQCTSYCAEETTATVTNSFIPPATGATNNTYAYVITDASGNILSVQNGISGNPPSSLDINGLTNTSDYILYGVYYVTADNPVTGALTITDINNAIAAGACGVVTAPQPFSILAPIQITAVATCTGSVADNEYYVAVSAISGGTAPYEVTVGTQPMQVFNGTTLYFGPFTHSGTGLATQTITVTDDNDTNGSCIDCMGTTEVIETLCGFTPCDCSNPASPTGAVFAQSVPGSFNINGYTQIYVLIDDTGGIMMYNNTGLFTGLSNGNYSIYAFNVLDADVAALTVGFTVGAPITDFDTDAEYLGLCYEVSTPNPQVVACDCTSCPTITAITNPIPMCEGDSFDLTASGLSNMALTLNGEADYGINFVHFGTDVALPADVYTGGTLLGNVANGSLMGTDPNQTADLLGIGASLTAGTYQICAILDALPSDTNCRPSACTSITIYAIPLAPTAMGTTYCEGTTINNVTATGEAGAMFNWYTDAALTTNVAGAQVAGTNDEIFIPQGFIGIETVYVTQTLNGCESPATQVDVEVIAAPVADAPSNVVACDSYILPVLSAGNNYYTGSGGTGTMLAAGTSITSSQTIYVYAETGTVPNCYAEN